From the genome of Chania multitudinisentens RB-25, one region includes:
- a CDS encoding acyl-CoA dehydrogenase family protein, with amino-acid sequence MYTAINQQDNVPDQFGANLYLTDATLDALLVAYLPAELRAHLRPYLQQLGALAGGKLSELADQADKNPPQLQVRTRTGTDAQRILKHPAFVELERYAFGEFALAAISHRQDVLEWRGQLPPLVKYLFTYLFVQAEFGLMCPVSMTDSLTRTLKKYASPDLVAKYLPRLTSLDLTTLTQGAMFMTEQGAGSDIAATTTLAVPAHNHYRLYGDKWFCSNPDAELAMVLARIEGAPDGMKGVSLFLLPRTLDDGSTNAYRILRLKDKLGTRSMASGEIRLEGATAYLIGEVGRGFVQMADMVNNSRLSNGVRSAGLMRRAVSEAFYIARHRQAFGKTLIELPLMRRQLLKILLPSEQARSMVFQTAEVLRRSDSGDKQAYALLRILTPLIKFRACRDARKVTADAMEIRGGCGYIEEWGDPRLVRDAHLGSIWEGTSNIVALDVRRAILREQSLEALHAYLEQLLAEAHLDNALHTRFLCAQQRVFALALAAATPEGSSLIRRAASGLYNLVSAAAMAWESHHADVPARLHLAELVLTQKLLPSDPLAADTPLSEEIEALLLAVAYH; translated from the coding sequence CCAATCTCTATCTTACCGATGCGACGCTGGACGCCTTGTTGGTCGCTTATCTTCCCGCAGAGCTGCGCGCACATTTGCGCCCTTATCTACAACAGCTCGGGGCGCTGGCGGGAGGAAAACTCAGCGAACTGGCCGATCAGGCGGATAAAAATCCCCCGCAGCTCCAGGTGCGCACGCGTACAGGGACAGACGCCCAACGCATTCTAAAACACCCGGCCTTTGTTGAACTGGAGCGCTATGCGTTCGGTGAGTTTGCATTGGCGGCGATCTCCCACCGCCAGGATGTGCTGGAGTGGCGAGGGCAACTCCCCCCCTTGGTTAAATATCTGTTTACCTACCTTTTTGTTCAAGCCGAATTTGGGTTGATGTGCCCGGTATCCATGACCGACTCGTTGACCCGAACGCTGAAAAAATACGCTTCACCCGATCTGGTGGCTAAATATCTGCCACGGCTCACGTCGCTGGATCTTACCACCCTGACGCAGGGCGCGATGTTCATGACTGAGCAGGGCGCGGGTTCTGATATTGCTGCGACCACCACTCTGGCCGTACCTGCGCATAACCATTACCGCTTGTATGGTGATAAATGGTTCTGTTCTAACCCGGATGCAGAGCTGGCGATGGTATTGGCACGTATTGAAGGGGCGCCCGACGGGATGAAAGGGGTATCTCTGTTCCTGTTGCCGCGCACGCTGGACGATGGCTCAACCAACGCCTACCGAATTCTACGCTTGAAGGACAAACTGGGTACTCGCTCAATGGCCAGCGGTGAAATCCGCCTTGAAGGAGCGACGGCCTATCTGATTGGTGAAGTCGGGCGCGGTTTTGTACAAATGGCCGATATGGTCAACAACTCACGGCTTTCTAACGGCGTGCGTTCGGCTGGCCTGATGCGCCGGGCGGTGAGTGAAGCGTTCTACATTGCTCGCCATCGGCAGGCATTTGGTAAAACGCTGATCGAGTTACCGCTGATGAGACGGCAACTGCTGAAAATACTGCTCCCCAGCGAGCAGGCCCGCAGCATGGTGTTTCAAACGGCAGAAGTGCTGCGCCGTTCGGACAGCGGCGATAAGCAAGCCTATGCGCTGTTACGTATTTTAACGCCGCTGATCAAGTTCCGCGCCTGCCGCGATGCCCGTAAGGTGACTGCCGATGCCATGGAGATCCGTGGCGGTTGTGGCTACATCGAAGAGTGGGGCGATCCACGCTTGGTCAGAGATGCTCATCTGGGGTCGATCTGGGAAGGCACCAGCAACATTGTGGCCTTGGATGTCCGGCGTGCCATTCTGCGTGAACAGTCGCTGGAAGCTCTGCACGCCTACCTGGAACAACTTTTGGCGGAGGCGCATCTGGATAACGCTCTGCATACCCGCTTTCTCTGTGCCCAACAGCGGGTATTTGCTCTGGCGCTGGCCGCTGCCACTCCCGAGGGCAGCAGCCTGATCCGCAGGGCGGCAAGCGGTTTGTATAACCTGGTCAGCGCGGCCGCTATGGCTTGGGAAAGCCACCATGCCGATGTACCGGCGCGTTTGCATCTGGCTGAACTGGTGCTGACCCAAAAACTGTTGCCCAGCGATCCCCTGGCCGCAGACACCCCATTGTCTGAGGAAATTGAAGCGTTGCTGTTGGCGGTGGCATACCACTAA
- a CDS encoding CaiB/BaiF CoA transferase family protein, which produces MAISATGALAGIRVIDLSRVLGGPYCGQVLGDHGADVLKIEPPQGDETRTWGPPFQEGVAAYYIGLNRNKRGMSLDLSQESARQTLYELLADADVLIENFKTGTMEKWGIGYDVLAQRFPRLIHCRVSGFGADGPLGGLVGYDASIQALTGIMSVNGEAEGEPLRVGVPLVDQATGMNAVIGILMALHERTRSGLGQFVEASLFDTGLSLLHPYSTSWFANQQSPQRSGNAHANIYPYDIFPSASVPIFLGVGNDKQFALLCQCLDAPSLSENPRFATPKLRSLNRAELRSELISLLASREGVQFAEQLLRSGVPSAPLLNIEAALQHPHTRHRAMVVKIGESYTGIASPIKLSRTPASYRLLPPVGAPGPGIADPHSQ; this is translated from the coding sequence ATGGCAATCTCCGCCACTGGCGCATTAGCCGGTATCCGTGTTATCGATTTATCCCGTGTATTGGGTGGGCCTTATTGCGGCCAGGTGTTGGGCGATCACGGTGCTGATGTCCTCAAAATTGAGCCGCCACAGGGTGATGAAACCCGCACCTGGGGCCCGCCATTTCAGGAAGGCGTTGCCGCTTATTATATCGGCCTTAACCGCAACAAACGCGGCATGTCTCTGGATTTGTCGCAGGAAAGCGCTCGGCAAACGCTGTATGAGCTGTTAGCCGATGCTGATGTTTTAATTGAAAACTTCAAGACAGGCACTATGGAAAAGTGGGGGATTGGTTACGACGTTCTGGCCCAGCGTTTCCCCCGGCTGATCCACTGCCGTGTCAGCGGGTTTGGTGCCGATGGCCCGTTAGGGGGGCTGGTCGGTTACGATGCTTCCATTCAGGCGTTAACGGGGATCATGAGCGTAAATGGTGAGGCCGAAGGGGAACCATTACGCGTTGGGGTGCCGTTGGTTGATCAGGCTACGGGCATGAATGCCGTCATTGGCATCCTGATGGCGCTGCATGAGCGCACCCGCAGCGGCCTGGGGCAATTTGTGGAGGCCAGCCTGTTTGATACCGGGTTATCGCTGCTGCATCCCTATTCCACCAGTTGGTTTGCCAACCAGCAGTCACCTCAGCGTTCTGGTAACGCGCATGCCAATATTTATCCTTATGACATTTTCCCCAGCGCCAGCGTGCCTATCTTCCTCGGCGTGGGCAACGATAAGCAGTTTGCGCTGTTGTGCCAATGCCTGGATGCCCCTTCGCTGAGTGAAAATCCACGCTTCGCCACGCCGAAATTGCGTTCACTGAACCGTGCGGAGTTACGCAGTGAGCTGATTAGCCTGCTCGCCAGCCGTGAAGGGGTGCAATTTGCTGAACAGTTGCTGCGTAGCGGCGTTCCCAGCGCGCCACTGTTGAATATTGAGGCGGCATTACAACACCCGCATACCCGGCACCGAGCCATGGTGGTGAAGATTGGGGAGAGTTATACGGGCATTGCGTCACCGATCAAGCTCAGCCGCACCCCAGCCAGCTATCGACTACTTCCTCCCGTTGGTGCGCCAGGGCCAGGCATCGCAGATCCGCACAGCCAGTAA